A window of Saccharomyces eubayanus strain FM1318 chromosome XII, whole genome shotgun sequence contains these coding sequences:
- the CDC45 gene encoding DNA replication initiation factor CDC45: MYYGISQFSEAYNKILRNSSSHSSCQLVIFVSCLNIDALCATKMLSLLFKKQLVQSQIVPIFGYSELRRHYSQLDDNINSLLLVGFGGVVDLEAFLGIDPDEYVIDTDQKPGEKSFRRDIYVLDAHRPWNLDNIFGSQIIQCFDDGTVDDTLAEQKAAYYKLLELENEREQDSDDGLSDDDDDDDNDGEDEMTDADEATDEGEDKEEQNGSTASTKRSSSDKNPNALPKKKQRKKQIHESEGVLEEYYSQGTTVVNSISAQIYSLLSAIGETNLSNLWLNILGATSLDTAYAQVYNRLYPLLQDEVKRLTPSNRNSVKTPDTLSLNIQPDYYLFLLRHSSLYDSFYYSNYVNAKLSLWNENGKKRLHKMFARMGIPLSTAQETWLYMDHSIKRELGLIFDKNLDRYGLQDIIRDGFVRTLGYRGSISASEFVEALTALLEVGNTSDKDDVKINDNNGEDTDGEDDDGDNVEKLNNLRKKWVXNFWLSWDALDDRKVELLNRGIRLAQDLQKAIFNTGVAILEKKLIKHLRIYRLCVLQDGPDLDLYRNPLTLLRLGNWLIECCAESEDKQLLPMVLASMDESTDTYLVAGLTPRYPRGLDTIHTKKPILNNFSMAFQQITAETDAKVRIDNFESSIIEIRREDLSPFLEKLTLSGLL; encoded by the coding sequence ATGTATTATGGAATCAGCCAGTTTAGTGAGGCCTATAACAAGATCTTAAGGAATTCATCATCTCATTCATCATGTCAATTAGTCATTTTCGTTTCGTGTCTGAACATCGATGCATTATGTGCGACGAAGATGCTATCGCTATTATTCAAGAAACAGCTGGTTCAATCTCAGATAGTACCGATCTTCGGGTATTCGGAATTACGACGCCATTATTCACAGTTGGATGACAACATAAACAGTCTACTACTAGTGGGTTTTGGAGGCGTTGTTGATCTAGAAGCTTTCCTAGGGATTGATCCTGATGAGTACGTAATTGATACAGATCAAAAGCCCGGTGAAAAAAGCTTCAGAAGAGACATTTATGTATTAGATGCTCACAGGCCGTGGAACCTTGATAATATATTCGGATCGCAGATTATACAGTGTTTTGATGACGGTACCGTGGATGACACATTAGCTGAACAAAAAGCAGCCTACTACAAGCTATTAGagttggaaaatgaaagagaGCAGGATAGCGATGATGGGCTTTcagatgacgatgacgatgacgataaTGATGGCGAGGATGAGATGACTGACGCCGACGAGGCTACTGACGAAGgtgaagataaagaagaacaaaacgGTAGCACAGCATCTACTAAAAGAAGTAGTTCTGATAAAAATCCAAATGctcttccaaagaaaaagcaacgAAAAAAGCAAATCCATGAATCTGAAGGTGTGCTAGAGGAATATTATTCGCAGGGCACCACGGTGGTTAATTCAATATCTGCACAAATATATTCGTTATTGTCTGCTATCGGTGAAACGAACCTATCGAACTTGTGGTTGAATATATTGGGTGCCACCTCATTAGACACCGCTTATGCTCAAGTCTACAATCGACTATATCCATTATTACAGGACGAAGTAAAACGTTTAACACCAAGCAATAGAAATTCAGTAAAGACTCCGGACACATTGTCATTGAACATCCAACCTGACTactatctttttttattaaggCATTCTTCGTTATATGATAGTTTCTATTATTCCAATTATGTTAATGCTAAACTTTCTCTATGGAATGAGAATGGGAAGAAGAGGTTGCATAAAATGTTTGCCAGAATGGGCATACCATTAAGCACGGCACAGGAGACTTGGCTTTATATGGACCATTCCATCAAGAGGGAACTCGGGCTGATATTTGACAAAAATCTAGACCGTTATGGGTTACAGGATATTATTAGAGATGGATTTGTCAGAACCCTGGGATATCGTGGGTCCATAAGTGCCAGCGAGTTCGTAGAGGCTCTAACAGCCCTGTTGGAAGTAGGTAATACAAGCGATAAAGACGACGTAAAGataaatgataataatGGAGAAGACACTGATGGagaagacgatgatggtgataatgtcgaaaaattgaataatcTAAGGAAGAAATGGGTCTYGAATTTCTGGTTAAGTTGGGATGCTTTAGACGATAGAAAAGTAGAACTACTAAATCGGGGTATTCGATTGGCACAAGATTTACAAAAGGCAATTTTTAACACCGGTGTTGCCATActagagaaaaaattaataaagCATCTAAGGATTTATAGATTATGTGTCTTGCAAGATGGACCAGATCTGGACTTGTACAGAAACCCGTTAACGTTGTTGAGACTAGGAAATTGGCTCATAGAATGTTGCGCTGAATCTGAAGACAAGCAATTATTACCCATGGTGCTTGCCAGTATGGATGAAAGTACAGATACGTACTTGGTGGCGGGGCTAACACCTAGGTATCCCCGTGGGCTGGACACGATACACACAAAAAAACCAATCTTGAATAATTTTAGTATGGCGTTTCAACAAATAACGGCAGAGACGGATGCAAAAGTTAGAATAgataattttgaaagttctATAATAGAAATTCGTCGAGAGGATCTGTCGCCATTCTTGGAGAAATTGACCTTGAGTGGGTTATTATAA
- the LCL2 gene encoding Lcl2p, with protein MKYNGWRIGVLLTVLFLGASEVDAFFNFGNHQQQQQQQPQSYEDQVLNSPCDGYLCPDTLACVAQQKDCPCPFPKSQLKCALPSNKYVCISKPATHDEKLIAIYDDPVKGPKAKNKGLRDCGWVSEAYKSG; from the coding sequence ATGAAGTACAACGGTTGGAGAATTGGAGTACTTCTCACAGTGCTTTTCCTGGGCGCATCTGAAGTGGACgccttcttcaatttcggTAACcatcagcaacaacaacagcagcagccgCAATCATATGAAGACCAAGTTTTGAATAGTCCATGCGACGGGTACTTGTGTCCCGATACTTTGGCTTGCGTGGCACAACAGAAGGACTGTCCTTGTCCCTTCCCTAAATCTCAGCTGAAGTGTGCTCTCCCCAGTAATAAATACGTTTGCATATCGAAACCAGCCACACACGATGAAAAGCTAATTGCTATATACGATGATCCTGTAAAAGGTCCTAAGGCAAAGAACAAAGGCCTTAGAGACTGTGGGTGGGTATCCGAGGCTTACAAAAGTGGTTAA
- the SEN2 gene encoding tRNA splicing endonuclease subunit SEN2 yields MSKGRVNQKRYKYPLPIHPVDDLPDLILHNPISWIYWTYRFFKSTNALNKKIHVDFIGDTTLHIIVQDDEQMLYLWDNGFFGTGQFSRSEPTWRGRTEVKLGLNDDPRQIQSGTKNNAENQLTLEKITQQRRQQRSEFKKERARLEKELLALRKKGGQIDGETILLEKQRESLRKFKLKQTEGTKTVAQPQDVYEFNPRNEDNDLLDENGELKQLESLELMPVEALFLTFALPVLDISPANLAGKLFQPGAKYEDIHSFVRSYVIYHHYRSHGWCVRSGIKFGCDYLLYKRGPPFQHAEFCVMGLDHDASKDYTWYSSIARVVGGAKKTFVLCYVERLIPEKEAIALWKSHNFTKLFNSYQVGEVLYRRWVPGRNRD; encoded by the coding sequence ATGTCCAAAGGGAGGGTTAACCAGAAGCGTTACAAGTATCCTCTTCCGATTCATCCTGTAGATGACCTGCCAGACCTGATCCTTCATAATCCCATTTCTTGGATATATTGGACGTAtcgatttttcaaaagtacAAATgcattaaataaaaaaatccatGTAGACTTTATTGGAGATACAACCCTTCATATAATAGTCCAAGATGACGAACAGATGCTATATCTCTGGGATAATGGATTCTTCGGTACTGGCCAGTTTTCCAGAAGTGAACCCACCTGGAGAGGTAGAACGGAAGTTAAACTAGGTCTCAATGATGATCCACGCCAAATTCAAAGTGGAACCAAGAATAATGCTGAAAATCAGCTAActttagaaaaaatcacaCAGCAAAGAAGGCAGCAAAGGTCCgagttcaaaaaagaacgTGCAAGGTTAGAGAAAGAACTTCTAGCATTGAGGAAGAAGGGTGGCCAAATTGACGGGGAGACTATTCTTCTAGAGAAGCAAAGAGAATCGTTAAGAAAATTTAAGCTCAAACAAACAGAAGGCACGAAGACAGTCGCACAGCCTCAAGACGTTTACGAATTCAATCCAAGAAACGAAGACAACGATCTTCTCGATGAAAATGGTGAACTTAAGCAATTAGAATCATTAGAACTCATGCCGGTGGAGGCCTTGTTTTTAACCTTTGCACTGCCTGTTCTAGACATATCTCCCGCTAACCTGGCGGGGAAACTATTTCAACCCGGCGCTAAATATGAGGATATACATTCTTTCGTTCGATCCTACGTGATATATCACCATTACAGGTCGCATGGCTGGTGCGTACGATCTGGAATAAAATTTGGTTGCGATTATTTATTGTACAAAAGGGGACCACCATTTCAACACGCAGAATTCTGTGTCATGGGCCTTGACCATGACGCCTCAAAGGACTATACATGGTATTCCAGTATAGCACGTGTTGTGGGCGGTGCAAAGAAGACTTTTGTACTCTGCTACGTAGAAAGGCTCATCCCAGAAAAAGAGGCGATAGCACTATGGAAATCACATAACTTTACTAAGCTGTTTAATAGTTATCAAGTCGGTGAAGTGCTATATAGGAGATGGGTCCCTGGAAGAAATAGAGACTAA
- the ERG27 gene encoding 3-keto-steroid reductase, giving the protein MNRKVAVVTGTNSNLGLNIVFRLIETEDANVRLTIVVTSRTLPRVKEVIEQIKDFYKNKSKRVNDLEIDFDYLLVDFTNMVSVLNAYYDINKKYDAINYLFVNAAQGIFDGIDWVGAVKEVMTSPLEAVTNPTYKIQLVGVKSKDDMGLIFQANVFGPYYFITKILPQLTKGKAYIVWVSSIMSDPKYLSLNDIELVKTNASYEGSKRLVDLLHLATYKDLKKLGINQYVVQPGIFTSQSFSKYLNFFTYFGMLLLFYFARWAGSPWHNIDGYKAANAPVYVTRLANPNFEKQDIKYGSATSWDGMPYIKTQEIDPTNMSDVFAYLQKKKLEWDEKLKDQITETRIPI; this is encoded by the coding sequence ATGAACAGGAAAGTGGCAGTCGTGACGGGGACGAACAGTAACCTCGGTCTTAACATCGTGTTCCGGCTTATCGAGACCGAAGACGCTAATGTCAGGTTGACCATCGTGGTCACGTCGAGGACGTTGCCTCGAGTGAAAGAGGTCATCGAGCAGATCAAGGACTTCTACAAGAACAAGTCAAAGCGGGTTAATGACTTGGAGATAGATTTCGACTATCTGTTGGTGGACTTCACCAACATGGTGAGCGTCTTGAACGCGTACTACGACATTAACAAGAAGTACGATGCGATAAACTACCTCTTTGTTAACGCAGCACAGGGCATCTTCGATGGTATCGACTGGGTCGGCGCGGTGAAGGAGGTCATGACCAGCCCATTAGAGGCAGTGACGAATCCGACGTACAAGATCCAGCTGGTGGGTGTCAAGTCCAAGGATGACATGGGTCTTATTTTCCAGGCCAATGTGTTTGGTCCGTACTACTTCATCACCAAGATCTTGCCTCAGTTGACCAAGGGCAAAGCGTACATTGTTTGGGTGTCCAGTATCATGTCCGATCCCAAATATCTCTCGTTAAACGACATCGAGCTAGTGAAGACGAATGCGTCGTACGAAGGGTCCAAGCGATTAGTTGACCTGCTGCATTTGGCCACCTACAAGGACTTGAAAAAGCTGGGAATAAACCAGTACGTGGTCCAGCCCGGTATTTTCACGAGTCAGTCCTTTTCCAAGTACctaaattttttcacctATTTTGGCATGTTGCTCCTGTTCTATTTTGCCAGATGGGCCGGATCTCCATGGCATAACATCGACGGGTATAAAGCTGCAAATGCACCCGTGTACGTGACTAGGTTGGCCAACCCCAATTTCGAAAAGCAGGACATCAAGTACGGTTCTGCCACTTCATGGGACGGTATGCCATACATCAAGACCCAGGAAATAGACCCTACCAATATGTCAGACGTTTTCGCTTATctacagaagaaaaagttggAATGGGACGAGAAACTGAAAGACCAAATCACAGAAACTAGAATCCCCATTTAA
- the MIM2 gene encoding Mim2p: MADIEDTSVVLQGLGTISSLEGLEDDGYLSDEDTSLSNELADAQRQWEESLQQLSKLLNWVLLPLLGKYMGRRMAKTLWSRFIEHFI; the protein is encoded by the coding sequence ATGGCGGATATCGAGGACACATCGGTTGTCCTGCAAGGCCTTGGCACGATCAGCAGCCTAGAGGGTCTGGAGGACGATGGGTACCTCAGCGACGAGGACACATCGCTGAGCAACGAGCTGGCGGATGCGCAACGGCAGTGGGAGGAGTCGCTGCAACAGTTGAGCAAGCTGCTCAACTGGGTGCTGCTGCCCCTGCTGGGCAAGTACATGGGCAGGAGGATGGCCAAGACGCTTTGGAGCCGGTTCATCGAGCACTTTATATAA
- the APC9 gene encoding anaphase promoting complex subunit 9, translated as MNQNGDKSESKLFQLPSLPPWRTPRFNKVNFNNFTTPLRKRSTRIISNDPIPITNKVLEEKSADDVYGMDMDEDEVDDLDSLTHIEEEKAYDYAPFCGRNTLRESKIDNFLRAERAAHCLVFHKQGHLDGTDTYRPDIDVMCGGEKPDAHENDNPDDSAAMLLESIPGCSKEDLRKLSRREFVTSSRPNMRRLDDIINHETNALKDFWNDSDLVSSLQSHHLHEEYLLLQEELKNVYKIQCHERVPIESLRDKCRRHYNNDDSSFL; from the coding sequence ATGAACCAGAATGGTGATAAAAGCGAAAGTAAACTGTTTCAATTACCATCATTGCCGCCCTGGAGGACACCAAGGTTCAACAAAGTAAACTTTAACAACTTCACCACACCGCTAAGGAAAAGATCGACAAGAATAATAAGTAATGATCCGATACCCATAACGAATAAGGTGTTAGAGGAGAAAAGTGCGGATGACGTGTATGGAATGGACAtggatgaggatgaggtTGATGACCTCGATAGTTTGACCCATATcgaagaagagaaagcaTATGATTACGCACCATTTTGCGGCCGTAATACATTAAGAGAAAGCAAAATCGATAATTTTTTGCGGGCTGAAAGGGCAGCACATTGTCTTGTATTCCACAAACAGGGCCATCTTGATGGTACAGACACCTATCGACCAGATATCGATGTGATGTGCGGTGGTGAAAAGCCCGATGCGCATGAGAACGACAACCCAGACGACAGTGCTGCAATGCTGCTGGAGAGCATACCTGGATGTAGTAAAGAAGACCTGAGGAAGCTGTCGAGGCGAGAGTTTGTGACAAGTTCGAGGCCGAACATGAGACGGCTGGATGACATAATAAACCATGAAACAAACGCATTGAAAGATTTTTGGAACGACTCGGATCTGGTCAGTTCTTTGCAAAGTCACCATTTACACGAAGAGTATCTGCTCTTGCAAGAAGAGTTGAAGAACGTTTACAAGATCCAATGTCATGAGAGGGTTCCCATAGAAAGTCTGCGGGATAAGTGCAGAAGACATTATAACAATGACGATAGCTCATTTCTTTAA